The following proteins are co-located in the Pseudomonas cavernae genome:
- the rplN gene encoding 50S ribosomal protein L14 has product MIQTQSMLDVADNSGARRVMCIKVLGGSHRRYAGIGDIIKVTVKEAIPRGKVKKGQVMTAVVVRTRHGVRRPDGSIIRFDGNAAVLLNNKQEPIGTRIFGPVTRELRSEKFMKIVSLAPEVL; this is encoded by the coding sequence ATGATTCAGACTCAATCCATGCTCGATGTGGCTGATAACAGTGGCGCGCGCCGCGTTATGTGCATCAAGGTTCTCGGTGGTTCGCACCGCCGTTACGCCGGCATTGGCGACATCATCAAGGTGACCGTCAAGGAAGCCATTCCGCGCGGTAAGGTGAAGAAGGGCCAGGTGATGACCGCTGTTGTGGTTCGCACCCGTCACGGCGTTCGCCGTCCGGACGGCTCGATCATTCGCTTCGACGGCAACGCTGCTGTTCTGCTGAACAACAAGCAGGAGCCGATCGGTACCCGTATCTTTGGGCCCGTGACCCGTGAGCTTCGTTCCGAGAAGTT